Proteins encoded by one window of Deltaproteobacteria bacterium:
- a CDS encoding CoA-transferase, protein MASNPTPDPRPPSSPYTPAELMVSVAAREISDGDVVFVGMRLPLLAFILAKKTHAPGAIGLFENGVLREAPASSAIVTMGDPPNIHLATMCCDMLTVMGFLQKGKVDVGFIGGAEVDRFGNLNTTRISLPRGFVRLPGSGGGGDIASLSKKLLIIMPHEKRRFVGKVGYITSSGYGLGGDWRKDQGLVRGGPVAIITTLGVLRFHPETKEAFLAQTHPGISSDQVKDETGWDLKISPDLTQTPLPTAQDLSIIRQYDPRGFWTGQKKDI, encoded by the coding sequence ATGGCCTCCAACCCGACCCCTGACCCCCGACCCCCATCCTCCCCTTACACCCCGGCCGAATTAATGGTCTCCGTAGCGGCCAGGGAAATAAGCGATGGGGATGTGGTTTTTGTCGGCATGCGTCTTCCTTTATTGGCTTTTATCCTGGCCAAAAAGACCCATGCTCCGGGGGCCATTGGGCTGTTTGAAAACGGGGTCTTGCGGGAAGCCCCGGCTTCCAGCGCCATCGTTACCATGGGAGACCCGCCCAATATCCATCTGGCGACCATGTGCTGTGACATGTTGACGGTTATGGGTTTTCTTCAGAAAGGGAAAGTGGATGTGGGATTCATAGGAGGGGCGGAAGTGGATCGTTTTGGAAATCTGAATACCACCAGGATTTCGCTGCCCAGGGGTTTTGTCCGCCTTCCCGGAAGCGGAGGGGGAGGGGATATCGCCTCCCTCTCTAAGAAATTGCTGATCATTATGCCCCATGAAAAAAGACGCTTTGTGGGAAAAGTCGGTTACATCACCTCATCCGGTTATGGTCTGGGGGGGGACTGGAGAAAAGACCAGGGCTTAGTTCGTGGCGGACCGGTGGCCATCATCACTACCCTGGGCGTTTTGCGGTTTCATCCGGAAACTAAAGAGGCTTTTCTTGCCCAGACCCATCCGGGAATATCATCGGATCAGGTGAAGGACGAAACAGGCTGGGATCTGAAGATCTCCCCTGACCTGACCCAAACGCCCTTGCCGACGGCCCAGGACCTCTCCATAATCCGCCAATACGATCCTCGGGGTTTCTGGACAGGCCAGAAGAAAGATATTTAA
- a CDS encoding AbrB/MazE/SpoVT family DNA-binding domain-containing protein has product MLIALDKRGSINLPSTIRKELGLESGTYLDLQVMDGGAMLLQPIAIYQGIRLGKQGLQKLAEARQSGTTSIPTWLTKEMKHAEVDPEPEIS; this is encoded by the coding sequence ATGCTTATTGCTTTAGACAAACGGGGAAGCATCAACCTGCCGAGCACGATACGAAAGGAACTTGGCTTGGAAAGCGGCACCTATCTTGATTTGCAAGTGATGGATGGAGGGGCGATGTTGTTGCAGCCTATTGCCATTTACCAGGGTATTCGACTTGGGAAACAGGGACTGCAAAAGCTTGCCGAAGCCCGTCAGAGCGGGACGACATCAATACCCACCTGGCTGACCAAGGAAATGAAACATGCCGAAGTTGATCCCGAGCCGGAAATTTCTTGA
- a CDS encoding thiolase domain-containing protein (Catalyzes the synthesis of acetoacetyl coenzyme A from two molecules of acetyl coenzyme A. It can also act as a thiolase, catalyzing the reverse reaction and generating two-carbon units from the four-carbon product of fatty acid oxidation) has product MITFKKGNLRVPKWNRRVFMVAGGTTAYRKFFPEYKLEELVMMAFKQMLEDNNLKMDPLEVKGLINYAAYGEFADHFQDQLLCEAKIHDYLGLDPLFNVGIKTGGATGGTTILNAAMAVASGYADVALAAGWERMDEVDTRTGNFYISTAACKDFETRLGRVYSSYYAPMANRFAWAFNVSETTRAKIAVKNRLYACSSPYAQQPGKHTVEEVLASPMSAYPLRFLECCAMSVGSACALLCDEKTAYQLSDNPCEVFICGGTHTLRVADRRPMDIPLLPNEIPGMYKELVKEGSRWPGFESFLAARFAAYLTYRMAGIHDPLEELDLVELHDAFTISDLQTYGDIGLRPYGQEQDYIESGDAYYGGKCPSNLSGGLLGTMHAVGATGIFQAVECLWQLQQKYDQFHGDSKIWKKWGKTKPRDWKSLQIPKKSKQALWVSHAGVGSHVTVCIIKKS; this is encoded by the coding sequence ATGATAACGTTTAAAAAAGGAAACTTACGGGTTCCCAAATGGAATCGAAGGGTCTTTATGGTAGCCGGAGGGACCACAGCCTACCGAAAGTTTTTCCCTGAGTACAAACTGGAAGAGTTGGTCATGATGGCCTTCAAGCAGATGTTGGAGGATAACAATCTGAAGATGGATCCATTGGAGGTCAAGGGGCTGATCAATTACGCCGCCTATGGGGAGTTTGCCGACCATTTCCAGGACCAACTGCTATGCGAGGCCAAGATCCATGATTATTTAGGGCTGGATCCCCTTTTTAATGTGGGGATCAAGACCGGAGGGGCTACCGGCGGTACGACCATTCTCAATGCCGCCATGGCCGTGGCCTCAGGGTATGCCGATGTAGCCCTGGCCGCCGGTTGGGAACGGATGGATGAAGTCGATACCCGAACCGGAAATTTTTATATCTCTACGGCGGCCTGTAAGGATTTTGAAACCCGGTTGGGTCGTGTTTATTCTTCCTATTATGCCCCCATGGCCAATCGTTTTGCCTGGGCCTTCAACGTCTCGGAGACTACCCGGGCTAAAATCGCCGTTAAAAACCGCCTCTACGCCTGTTCTTCCCCCTATGCCCAACAACCGGGAAAGCACACGGTCGAAGAGGTTCTGGCCAGCCCCATGTCGGCTTATCCTTTGCGCTTCCTGGAATGTTGCGCCATGAGTGTCGGATCGGCCTGCGCACTGCTTTGTGACGAGAAAACCGCCTATCAGTTGAGTGATAACCCCTGTGAAGTTTTTATTTGCGGCGGTACCCATACCCTGCGGGTGGCGGATCGACGTCCCATGGATATCCCCTTACTGCCCAATGAAATTCCCGGCATGTATAAAGAATTGGTAAAAGAGGGCAGCCGTTGGCCCGGGTTTGAAAGTTTTCTGGCCGCCCGTTTCGCCGCCTATCTGACTTACCGGATGGCCGGAATCCATGATCCCCTGGAAGAGTTAGACCTGGTGGAATTGCATGACGCCTTTACCATCAGCGATCTGCAAACTTATGGGGATATCGGACTTAGACCTTACGGACAGGAACAGGATTATATCGAATCCGGAGACGCCTATTACGGCGGGAAATGTCCTTCCAATCTATCGGGGGGGTTACTCGGGACTATGCATGCCGTGGGGGCTACCGGGATCTTCCAGGCCGTTGAGTGCCTCTGGCAGTTGCAGCAAAAATACGATCAATTTCACGGAGACTCCAAGATCTGGAAGAAATGGGGTAAAACCAAGCCCAGGGACTGGAAGAGCCTGCAGATCCCCAAAAAGAGCAAGCAGGCCCTCTGGGTTTCCCATGCCGGGGTCGGTTCTCACGTGACCGTCTGTATTATCAAAAAGAGTTGA
- a CDS encoding DUF2080 family transposase-associated protein: protein MSRSEENNKPLKAKFEVFGEEMIEKEVKQSGNSGRVYLPPEWVGKHVKIIRID, encoded by the coding sequence ATGTCCAGATCAGAAGAGAATAATAAACCTCTCAAGGCTAAATTCGAAGTTTTTGGGGAGGAAATGATTGAAAAAGAGGTCAAGCAAAGCGGGAACAGCGGACGCGTCTACCTGCCTCCTGAATGGGTCGGGAAGCATGTCAAGATCATAAGGATCGACTGA
- a CDS encoding aldehyde dehydrogenase, with protein sequence MRYAETGYNLEIDLSRGNIERVETDPRDTELYLGGLGTNAKILWDRVPPEVEPFSPDNLLIFGAGLLCGTPATGCNRTIVSTISPQTQLMAYSMMGGFWAPELKYAGYDKVILRGKSPNLVYVWINNDKVEIRDASHLQGKGAVETAELIRQELKEPKAQVAAIGLAGENRVYFASIEQGRSSASRGGIGAVMGDKKVKAIVVRGTKDINVARPEEYMELCNEVLEYIKWRNENPVPGVMPILAGLGSPQEMKVHDEKWHTENFMWGNARLRRKDFWNEDIAKAWADTLDSMRRRLISCYNCPMTCGATIAPPGLPTYMMKCFSKLTYTMAAMSDLEFGLGIAQSATEYGVDGFSAPQVMAFALELYEHGLLTDADFPGMPKDNEGQFYWLLDRIVRREGIGDILANGTYWAAKEIGKGAEAFAHNTIKKHEQLPLKLSMLNPIYFLMYSTGEKINITQIEGQFPQAPFLTMEERETFVKDWFQVPDEKFKQILLDWEPRGEKSMPFYPTVDMCCDIVDWQERMHYIDDALGMCAGLSSFPLKPPYHIHNYPKFISAGAGIDMDEEKLTQAVKRYRTLVRANNTRRGMRRKDEKPPEDHWKKRFPELEKELLDAYYQLKGWNSEGIPTKESLQELGLDYVFEDFEKRGIYSEMGETPSTETLAENEKGV encoded by the coding sequence ATGAGGTACGCAGAGACAGGATATAATTTAGAAATTGATCTGTCCCGGGGAAACATTGAAAGGGTTGAAACCGACCCGAGAGACACCGAACTCTATCTGGGGGGATTAGGAACTAACGCCAAGATATTATGGGACAGGGTCCCTCCCGAAGTCGAACCCTTTTCTCCTGATAACCTATTAATATTCGGCGCCGGTCTTTTATGCGGCACGCCGGCTACCGGTTGTAATCGGACCATTGTTTCGACCATTTCGCCTCAGACGCAGTTAATGGCCTATTCCATGATGGGGGGATTTTGGGCCCCGGAATTGAAGTATGCCGGTTATGACAAGGTGATCCTTCGCGGCAAATCCCCCAATCTGGTTTATGTGTGGATCAATAACGATAAAGTGGAAATACGGGATGCCTCTCATTTGCAGGGGAAAGGGGCTGTGGAAACGGCAGAACTGATTCGGCAGGAGCTGAAGGAGCCGAAAGCCCAGGTGGCGGCTATCGGCCTGGCCGGTGAAAACAGGGTCTATTTTGCTTCCATTGAACAGGGCCGGTCCAGTGCCAGCCGGGGAGGCATAGGCGCGGTGATGGGGGACAAAAAGGTCAAGGCGATCGTTGTTCGCGGCACCAAGGATATCAATGTGGCCCGACCGGAAGAATACATGGAGCTTTGCAACGAGGTCCTGGAATACATTAAATGGCGCAATGAAAATCCGGTTCCGGGGGTCATGCCCATTTTAGCCGGGCTGGGGTCGCCGCAAGAGATGAAAGTCCACGATGAAAAGTGGCATACCGAAAATTTCATGTGGGGGAATGCCCGCCTCCGCCGAAAGGATTTCTGGAACGAGGACATCGCCAAGGCCTGGGCCGATACCCTGGACAGTATGCGTAGACGTCTGATCAGTTGTTATAACTGTCCCATGACCTGCGGGGCGACCATTGCCCCTCCGGGCCTACCGACCTACATGATGAAATGTTTCTCGAAACTGACCTATACCATGGCGGCCATGTCGGACCTGGAGTTTGGCCTGGGTATCGCTCAAAGTGCAACGGAGTATGGGGTGGACGGATTCTCGGCCCCGCAAGTCATGGCCTTCGCCCTGGAGCTTTACGAACACGGCCTGTTGACCGACGCCGATTTTCCCGGAATGCCCAAGGATAACGAGGGGCAATTCTACTGGTTGCTGGACCGGATTGTCCGGCGGGAAGGGATCGGCGATATCCTGGCCAACGGCACCTATTGGGCGGCCAAGGAGATCGGCAAGGGGGCTGAAGCCTTTGCCCATAATACCATCAAGAAACATGAGCAACTGCCGCTCAAGCTGTCCATGCTGAACCCCATTTATTTCCTGATGTACAGTACCGGCGAGAAGATCAACATTACCCAGATTGAAGGGCAGTTTCCCCAGGCCCCTTTTCTGACGATGGAGGAGAGGGAAACCTTTGTCAAGGATTGGTTCCAGGTCCCGGATGAAAAGTTCAAGCAAATTTTATTGGACTGGGAACCACGGGGTGAAAAATCCATGCCCTTCTACCCTACGGTGGACATGTGTTGTGACATTGTCGATTGGCAGGAACGGATGCACTATATCGATGACGCCCTGGGGATGTGCGCCGGCCTGTCATCCTTTCCCCTGAAGCCTCCCTATCATATACACAACTACCCGAAGTTTATCTCGGCCGGGGCCGGGATCGACATGGATGAAGAAAAACTGACCCAGGCCGTCAAGAGATACCGCACCCTGGTCCGGGCCAATAATACCCGAAGGGGCATGAGGAGAAAAGACGAGAAGCCTCCTGAAGACCATTGGAAGAAACGATTTCCCGAGTTGGAAAAGGAGCTCTTGGATGCGTATTACCAATTAAAAGGGTGGAATAGCGAGGGTATCCCCACCAAAGAGTCCTTGCAGGAGCTGGGTTTGGATTACGTATTCGAAGACTTCGAAAAAAGAGGGATCTATTCGGAGATGGGAGAGACCCCTTCCACTGAGACCCTGGCGGAAAACGAGAAGGGGGTGTAG
- a CDS encoding (4Fe-4S)-binding protein yields MAENKKKIVKTIKVDVDKCNGCRACEVICSAFHAAPRYSSNNPARSRIRVIREPLKDIYVPVYAGEQARAECMGRDKYVIDGKEYEECAFCRASCPSRDLFKEPDSSLPLKCDMCEGEEEPLCVKWCQVDALTYEKREEEGEEETKPEDVEIGLESLVDQYGWEKVMDTVTRLSLAKKG; encoded by the coding sequence ATGGCTGAGAATAAAAAGAAAATAGTCAAAACCATAAAAGTGGATGTGGATAAATGCAACGGCTGCCGGGCCTGTGAAGTCATCTGTTCGGCCTTCCATGCGGCCCCGAGATACAGCAGCAACAATCCGGCCAGGTCGCGTATCCGGGTGATTCGCGAACCGCTGAAAGACATCTATGTCCCGGTATATGCCGGTGAACAGGCCAGAGCCGAATGTATGGGCCGGGATAAATATGTGATTGACGGCAAGGAATATGAAGAGTGCGCCTTCTGCCGGGCTTCCTGTCCCTCCCGGGATCTTTTCAAGGAACCCGATTCCAGCCTCCCGCTGAAGTGTGATATGTGTGAGGGAGAAGAAGAACCCCTGTGTGTCAAGTGGTGCCAGGTGGATGCCCTGACCTATGAAAAAAGGGAAGAGGAAGGCGAAGAAGAAACCAAGCCGGAGGACGTGGAGATCGGATTGGAATCCTTGGTAGACCAATACGGATGGGAGAAGGTCATGGATACCGTGACCCGACTGTCCCTGGCCAAGAAGGGCTAA
- a CDS encoding 50S ribosomal protein L11 methyltransferase, protein MRPDDLLYIYEMEGTLFEPEKFFKEAFLAHWREGESTFLFFSEPQEESLKTFLKKNPHLTWVRSHSMSYKDWQGKGSSEYLDVGNLLFIPPGVTPPENREGIYIRLDPGVVFGSGHHPTTRDSLLALLWVYNQGKPETVLDLGTGTGILSLAAISLGAKEILAIDWNPACVETAKKNVALNSLEANIKVQEGRAEEYIQQPAELLVANLHLAVIREVIKNKAFFEKKWVILSGMMRSEYLEVKNDLKVSGFEILKEWDSEFTWFTLAGRNKGYP, encoded by the coding sequence ATGAGACCGGACGATCTATTATATATTTATGAAATGGAAGGGACCCTCTTCGAACCGGAAAAATTTTTTAAGGAGGCTTTTTTAGCCCATTGGCGGGAAGGGGAGTCCACTTTTTTGTTTTTTTCCGAACCCCAAGAAGAATCCCTTAAGACATTTCTAAAAAAAAATCCCCATCTGACCTGGGTCCGATCTCATTCAATGAGTTATAAAGACTGGCAGGGGAAGGGTTCGTCGGAGTATCTCGATGTCGGGAATCTCCTTTTTATTCCTCCCGGGGTTACCCCTCCTGAAAACAGGGAGGGCATCTATATCCGCTTGGATCCCGGCGTGGTTTTCGGGTCCGGTCATCATCCAACGACCCGGGATTCCCTTTTAGCCCTTTTGTGGGTTTATAACCAGGGGAAGCCGGAAACGGTCCTGGATTTAGGGACGGGAACAGGCATTTTATCTTTAGCCGCGATTTCCTTGGGAGCTAAAGAGATCCTGGCCATTGACTGGAATCCGGCTTGTGTGGAAACAGCAAAAAAGAATGTGGCCTTAAACAGCCTGGAAGCAAATATCAAAGTCCAGGAAGGTCGGGCCGAAGAGTATATTCAGCAACCGGCAGAGCTTCTTGTGGCCAACCTGCACCTGGCCGTTATCCGTGAAGTCATTAAAAACAAAGCCTTTTTTGAAAAAAAATGGGTAATTCTGTCCGGAATGATGCGGAGTGAATACCTGGAAGTTAAAAACGATTTAAAGGTTTCCGGATTTGAAATACTCAAGGAATGGGATTCGGAATTTACCTGGTTTACTCTGGCGGGGAGGAATAAGGGGTATCCATGA
- a CDS encoding GNAT family N-acetyltransferase has translation MKKNKTLKPIKIRKLLVKDLPQVIGIQETITKSKVSPKRKAILQEHIQKDGNISLVALVEGKVIGFVISEIMTNSFGIDQGGWIENLGVHPKHMGEGIGQALASHLFEAYKKKKIFEIYTAVRWDAVDILSFFKSIGFDRSNFINLFKKLDPKA, from the coding sequence ATGAAAAAAAATAAGACCTTGAAACCGATTAAGATAAGAAAATTGCTGGTAAAGGATCTACCCCAGGTTATCGGGATTCAGGAAACCATTACCAAATCTAAGGTCAGCCCGAAGAGAAAAGCCATTTTACAGGAACATATTCAGAAAGACGGTAATATCAGTCTGGTGGCCCTGGTGGAAGGAAAGGTTATAGGCTTTGTCATCAGCGAGATTATGACCAATAGTTTTGGTATCGATCAGGGGGGATGGATCGAAAACCTGGGCGTCCATCCGAAACACATGGGCGAAGGCATCGGACAAGCCCTGGCCAGTCACCTCTTTGAAGCCTATAAGAAGAAGAAAATATTTGAAATTTATACGGCTGTCCGTTGGGATGCGGTGGACATCCTTTCCTTTTTTAAATCCATCGGGTTCGATCGGAGTAATTTTATTAATTTGTTCAAAAAATTGGACCCAAAAGCGTAA
- a CDS encoding ATP-binding protein translates to MIARLINIPKTQSFFLFGPRQTGKSTLMETTFRENIWKIDLLMTDQFLKYTKNPEQFRLESIEKIEKGAINRIFIDEIQRLPSLLNEIHWLIQNTQCQFILTGSSARKLKRGGANLLAGRAVRRNLYPFIYEEIAESFSLPDVLQFGTLPGVYGGNAEAKIDILRAYAETYLKEEILAEGLVRNLGGFSRFLDLAASQSGALTSYTSIGRECHLPARTVQAHYDILEDTLIGFRLSPWNKSIRKRMVAHSKFFLFDLGVTNALTRQLTAPPDPVRFGRLFEQFIILETHRLLNYHQSEAAIYFWRTNHGAEVDLLIEKYGRIIGAFEIKSTSQVTGSHLSGLRSFRQDHPNVPLHVVAMVEHRYRLDEVEVLPWKEYIVKLKEILS, encoded by the coding sequence ATGATTGCAAGATTAATCAATATCCCTAAAACGCAGTCTTTTTTCCTGTTTGGCCCTCGCCAGACAGGAAAAAGCACCCTTATGGAGACAACATTCAGGGAAAATATATGGAAAATCGATCTGTTAATGACAGACCAGTTCCTGAAATATACAAAAAATCCGGAACAATTCCGTTTAGAATCCATTGAAAAGATTGAAAAAGGTGCGATAAACCGGATATTCATAGATGAAATCCAGCGTCTTCCGTCATTACTAAACGAAATCCATTGGTTAATTCAAAACACGCAATGCCAATTTATTTTAACAGGTTCAAGCGCCAGAAAACTGAAAAGAGGAGGGGCCAATCTCCTGGCCGGAAGGGCGGTCCGGAGAAACCTCTATCCTTTTATTTATGAAGAAATTGCCGAATCTTTTTCTCTGCCGGATGTATTGCAATTTGGAACTCTTCCGGGAGTTTATGGGGGAAATGCCGAAGCGAAAATTGATATTCTTCGTGCTTATGCCGAGACTTATTTAAAAGAAGAGATATTGGCCGAGGGGCTGGTTCGGAATCTGGGTGGATTCTCCCGGTTCTTAGATCTGGCGGCCAGTCAATCTGGGGCGTTGACAAGCTATACTTCTATTGGCAGGGAATGTCACCTCCCGGCCAGAACCGTTCAAGCCCACTATGATATTCTGGAAGACACTTTGATCGGGTTTCGCCTGTCACCCTGGAATAAAAGTATCAGAAAACGAATGGTCGCCCATTCAAAATTTTTTCTTTTTGATCTTGGGGTAACTAATGCCTTAACCAGACAACTAACAGCCCCCCCGGACCCGGTTCGCTTCGGCCGCCTTTTTGAACAATTTATTATACTGGAAACCCATAGGCTTCTCAACTATCACCAAAGCGAGGCGGCGATCTATTTTTGGAGGACCAATCACGGGGCTGAAGTGGATCTATTGATAGAAAAATACGGCCGAATAATTGGTGCTTTCGAGATCAAATCAACCTCGCAGGTGACGGGATCTCATCTCAGCGGCCTAAGATCGTTTCGCCAGGACCATCCGAATGTTCCCTTACATGTGGTGGCTATGGTGGAACACCGTTATCGGTTGGATGAGGTGGAAGTGCTGCCCTGGAAGGAATATATAGTAAAATTAAAAGAAATCCTTTCTTGA
- a CDS encoding GAF domain-containing protein, which yields MLLDQEYGKKDVLLLRWILVIVVGNILLFSYPPKGSLSIQPFFISFYILTNILCSLCPPGWFQNQKFIFSILLLDVLLTTLALSIAVHSDSQFFLVFFLILLVAAASRRAQLIYSAFGLILVVYGISLYIKSPEKFWHTDTLLRFPFIFVVTFFFHGMVESYNRLFKEKEILKEDYRELEVLTEVAQSIGQDRNLPKFLLTLTQILTSKLELERCTAVYIDRKEEIGYMISSDDEPEKDILTIDFKRYPGLKDSVKMENPLGESENLSTLGAPLSRHILKTLPMVFRNKDLGTLYIRANTPERQLTHREEFFLSRLAHIAAMAIYNMELDRMAKSKS from the coding sequence ATGCTATTAGATCAAGAATATGGGAAAAAAGACGTCCTTCTTTTACGGTGGATTCTTGTAATCGTCGTTGGAAATATCCTCTTGTTCAGTTATCCCCCAAAGGGATCCTTATCCATTCAACCTTTTTTCATTTCCTTTTACATCCTGACCAATATCCTGTGCTCCTTGTGTCCTCCCGGTTGGTTTCAGAATCAAAAATTCATTTTTTCCATCTTGTTATTGGATGTCCTTTTGACTACCTTAGCCCTTTCTATCGCGGTCCATAGTGATTCCCAGTTTTTTCTGGTGTTTTTTCTGATCCTTCTGGTGGCCGCCGCCTCCCGCCGGGCGCAATTGATCTATTCCGCCTTCGGTCTCATTCTGGTCGTCTATGGAATTTCTTTGTATATTAAGTCTCCGGAGAAATTCTGGCATACCGATACGCTGCTCAGGTTCCCTTTTATCTTTGTGGTTACTTTCTTTTTCCATGGCATGGTGGAATCCTATAACCGACTTTTTAAGGAAAAAGAGATTTTGAAAGAAGACTATCGCGAGTTGGAGGTCCTGACAGAGGTGGCCCAATCTATCGGGCAAGATCGGAATCTACCCAAATTCCTGCTTACTCTGACCCAGATCCTGACCAGTAAACTCGAACTCGAGCGGTGTACGGCGGTTTATATAGACCGGAAAGAAGAAATCGGTTACATGATTTCTTCGGATGACGAACCGGAAAAAGATATCCTGACCATCGATTTTAAAAGGTATCCGGGTTTGAAAGACTCAGTAAAAATGGAAAACCCCCTCGGGGAATCAGAAAATTTGTCTACCCTGGGGGCGCCTCTTTCCAGGCATATTTTGAAAACGCTCCCCATGGTTTTTCGTAACAAGGATCTGGGGACCCTATATATCAGGGCCAATACCCCGGAGCGACAATTAACCCATCGGGAGGAATTTTTCCTCAGCCGGCTGGCCCATATAGCCGCTATGGCCATTTATAATATGGAATTAGATCGAATGGCCAAGTCGAAGTCTTGA
- a CDS encoding TetR/AcrR family transcriptional regulator → MGTKGTKTRQQIIQETLQLFSVKGYFNTSINDILEATHLTKGGLYGHFRSKEEIWYAVYEEAARIWKSIVLKDVRTISDPLKRIEKAIENALRDYLGADVFEGGCFFANMLVELSGQSVSMNKQVLRGYIGFARLIRNWLKEAEQKGLLKKGLDFKEIANFIVISINGAVTLYSSNRDPNIWKQTISQLHFFINQLKK, encoded by the coding sequence ATGGGAACCAAAGGAACCAAAACCCGCCAACAGATCATCCAAGAGACCCTTCAGCTTTTTTCCGTCAAAGGCTATTTCAATACTTCCATCAACGATATCCTCGAGGCCACCCATCTAACCAAAGGGGGGCTTTACGGCCATTTTCGGAGCAAGGAAGAGATCTGGTATGCCGTTTATGAGGAGGCGGCCAGGATCTGGAAAAGTATTGTTTTAAAAGACGTCCGAACCATTTCCGATCCCCTTAAGCGAATAGAAAAGGCGATAGAAAATGCCCTGAGGGATTATCTGGGAGCTGATGTCTTTGAAGGGGGCTGTTTTTTTGCCAATATGCTGGTGGAGCTTTCCGGCCAGTCCGTCTCCATGAATAAACAAGTTCTCCGAGGCTATATAGGGTTTGCCAGACTGATACGGAACTGGCTGAAGGAGGCGGAACAGAAAGGACTGTTGAAAAAAGGGCTGGATTTTAAAGAAATCGCCAATTTTATCGTGATCTCCATTAACGGAGCCGTTACCCTCTATTCCTCCAATAGAGATCCGAATATTTGGAAACAGACCATCAGCCAACTGCATTTTTTTATTAACCAGTTGAAAAAATAA
- a CDS encoding PaaI family thioesterase — MKIEPTSERLKILAREYSQGFIADLGIKAIHYKRGYLESQLIVHPRHRQQDQYIHAGVLATMADHTAGYAAFSLVAEDFRILTIEFKINFFRPAYGQCLVCKSRILREGGQVLVGESEVYDRRPDEEVLAAKALVTLMAVHRDRIKPVTGDG; from the coding sequence ATGAAGATAGAACCGACTTCGGAACGGTTGAAAATTTTAGCCCGGGAATATTCCCAGGGGTTTATCGCGGACCTGGGGATAAAGGCCATCCATTATAAAAGGGGGTATCTCGAATCGCAATTGATCGTCCACCCCCGTCACCGGCAGCAGGATCAATATATCCATGCCGGGGTTTTAGCCACCATGGCCGATCACACCGCCGGCTATGCTGCCTTCAGTCTGGTGGCTGAAGACTTTCGAATATTAACCATAGAGTTTAAGATCAATTTTTTCCGGCCGGCCTATGGTCAATGCCTGGTCTGTAAATCAAGGATCCTGCGTGAAGGCGGGCAGGTTCTGGTCGGAGAATCCGAGGTCTATGACCGGAGGCCGGACGAAGAGGTGCTGGCAGCCAAAGCCCTGGTCACCTTGATGGCGGTGCACCGGGATAGGATAAAACCGGTGACGGGTGACGGGTGA